DNA sequence from the Rhizobium lusitanum genome:
CATGACCACCTCCTAGTGATAGTCTTCATAATCGAGGTCGATGATCTCAATTTCCGTCCGTTCTATTCGAAACGTCAATCGCCAGTTTTTCGTGACAAACAGGCTCCATGTGCCCTTGCGGTCGCCAGTCAATTGATGAGCTTTCCAACTCGGAACCGTCCGTAACTCCTCTTCCTGCTCCATGTCCTGAAGGAAAGAGATAATTCGCCGCAGCTTCGGTACGAAGGCGGATTGCAGGCCTGACGCATCATCTTCCTCGATGAAGCGGCGTAGCCCTTTATGGATCACGTTTCTGATCTTCATGGTTTTAGATAGTAAATGCTTCGTATTGCGTCAAGTTACGCTTTACGAAATTTCTGCGGCAGGCACGGTTTTAAGGATCATGATCCCATATTTATGGTGCAGCGCAACAATTTGCCGCATTTGTCGATTTTCTTTTCCGTCTCAATGAATTAAGTTCAACTTTAGGAGTTGGGCGGGGGAAAATGACCAAGTGGGTTTATACATTCGGCGATGGGAAGGCCGAGGGTCGCGCTAAGGATTATGAGCGGCTCGGGGGAAGGGTGCCAATCTTGCTGAAATGTGCAGCCTTGGCTTGCCGGTTCCGCCTGGCCTGACGATCATCAGCGAGGCCTGCGCTTTCTATTACAAGAACGGCCGCAGCGTTTCGGATGAGCTGAAACCGCAGGTTATGCAGGGTCTGAAGCAGATGGAAGCGATCACCGGGCGAAAGTTCGGCGATGTCGAGCGGCCGTTGCTCGTCTCCGTACGCTCCGGCGGCCGTGCCTCCATGCCCGGCATGATGGACACCGTCCTCAATCTCGGCCTCAACGATGCCACGGTGCAGGCCCTCGGCCACGATGCCGGTGATGCCCGCTTTGCCTGGGACAGCTACCGCCGCTTCATCCAGATGTATGCCGATGTCGTCATGGGTCTCGACAACGAGGTTTTTGAGGAGATCCTGGAGGACGAGAAGGCTCGCCTCGGGCATGAATTCGACACTGATCTTTCCGCCGTCGAATGGCAGCATGTGGTCTCGCTCTACAAGACCGTCATCGAAGAGGAACTCGGCGAGGCCTTCCCGCAGG
Encoded proteins:
- a CDS encoding type II toxin-antitoxin system RelE/ParE family toxin, which codes for MKIRNVIHKGLRRFIEEDDASGLQSAFVPKLRRIISFLQDMEQEEELRTVPSWKAHQLTGDRKGTWSLFVTKNWRLTFRIERTEIEIIDLDYEDYH